Genomic window (Vampirovibrionales bacterium):
CTGCGCGGGGCCAAGAAGACCTTCTAATATATCATCCGGGATCGCTCTTTTCAACGCCTTCTGTAAGCGTTTTCCTTTCAGGGCCGATTTCATGCACGCATCATGACGGCAAACATAAGCAGAGCGACCGTTTATCGGCGGCTGATCGTTCACTGAAAACGCCAACGGGGTTTTGCGAGCCGTGATTTTATGAAGCGCTTCTTGCGGGCGCTTTTCGCGGCAGGCTACGCATTGTCTCAGCCGCATCTTGCCGGACGCGTCCTGAGAAGCGACGTCCGTCGGCGCCCAGGCGTCTGAGGGCGATGACGCGCTTAGGATAGCGCTTCGACCTCGTCAGCTTCTTGCTTAGCGCTGTCTTCCTGCTCGCTGTTTTCTTGCTCGCCTTCTTCTGCGCTGCCTTCGGGCGCAGGCGCATCCTGTTCAGGAGACGGGGTGGCGTTTTCGACAGCGGCTTCTGAAGATTCCTCTGCAGGCGCGTCTTCTGGCGATTCTGTTACCTCGCTTTCGCCCTCTACCGGACTTTGCGGCGCGCCATAGTACTGCTCATAGATATGAAGCGGCAGGCCTTCCTGCTCGATGGCCGAGACGCCTTTAATGTCCAGCTTATAGCCGGTGAGTTTGGCGGCCAGACGCACGTTCTGGCCTTCTCGACCAATGGCCAGGCTCAATTGATCGTCTGGTGCGACGACCAGCGCCTGATTCATCCCTTCGCGCGAGTAATCCACGTAGACGTGGGCGATACGGGCCGGGGCCAGCGCATTGACGATGAATTCCACCGGATCGTCCGACCAGCGGATGATGTCGATCTTCTCGTTCTTGAGTTCGTTGACGATGGCCTGAATCCGGCTGCCGCGCGCGCCGATACACGCGCCCTGTGGGTCGACTTCGGGGTCGTTGGACGACACGGCAACCTTGGTGCGGAATCCGGCTTCGCGGGCAA
Coding sequences:
- a CDS encoding YlxR family protein, producing the protein MRLRQCVACREKRPQEALHKITARKTPLAFSVNDQPPINGRSAYVCRHDACMKSALKGKRLQKALKRAIPDDILEGLLGPAQPRDAARPRL